One Setaria viridis chromosome 5, Setaria_viridis_v4.0, whole genome shotgun sequence genomic region harbors:
- the LOC117857123 gene encoding uncharacterized protein isoform X2 gives MPRSSSSSNPFHSLASTFPFLSSPTPSSPASSSTTSPAPPAPHLAVPLLLPVSSASSSSSEPRRGPEPLPGARMAVSGAGAAPGGKPGGGVKGGGGGGPAFVGQVFTMLDPSGNGLMAVTTRFELPRFLTNRTPTWFKKILSPLKKSENGPVFRFFMDLNDAVSYVKRLNVPSGMVGACRLDVAYEHFKEKPHMFQFVPNEKQVKAANKLLKSLPQRGRRKRLGGVPVFSAQNLNIAVATNDGIRWYTPYFFDKNLLDNILEASMDQHFHSIMQNRHKQRRRDIVDDSLTSEIIEESADSLLEPPEVQELMNEIGPAGIPLNVVTKAAEIQLLDVVDKVLLGNKWLRKAAGIQPRFPYVVDSFEERTAVSIANIATTSSFTASNDSCCQNDQQSQSSDPSIENSYRSHSNQDHNQFHFPFSNLLPNIWPGHDRKFKEQESDSKFSRYDADMKTDLQSNPLLPKITMVGISMSEGGQMSKANLKKTMEDLTKELEQTSEKNTFGDEKDPLFVANVGDYSRITKISST, from the exons atgccgcgctcctcctcctcgtccaacCCCTTCCACTCCCTCGCCTccaccttccccttcctctcctccccaaCCCCATCCTcacccgcctcctcctcgacgacctcgcccgcgcccccgGCGCCCCACCTCGCcgtcccgctcctcctccccgtctcctccgcgtcctcctcctcctccgaacCCCGCCGCGGCCCGGAGCCGCTGCCTGGCGCGCGGATGGCagtctccggcgccggcgcggccccgGGTGGAAAGCCAGGAGGTGGGGttaagggcggcggcggcgggggacctGCGTTCGTGGGGCAGGTGTTCACCATGCTCGACCCCTCTGGGAACGGGCTCATGGCCGTCACCACCCGCTTCGAGCTCCCGCGCTTCCTCACAAACAG GACTCCTACATGGTTCAAAAAGATTCTATCACCGTTGAAGAAGAGTGAAAATGGCCCAGTATTTAGGTTTTTTATGGATTTGAATGATGCAG TATCCTACGTTAAGCGGCTAAATGTGCCAAGTGGCATGGTGGGAGCTTGTCGCCTTGATGTAGCCTATGAACACTTCAAG GAAAAGCCTCACATGTTCCAGTTTGTTCCAAATGAAAAGCAG GTAAAAGCTGCCAATAAGCTGCTGAAATCACTTCCACAAAGGGGCAGAAGGAAAAGACTTGGTGGTGTCCCTGTTTTTAGTGCTCAAAACCTAAACATTGCAGTGGCAACAAATGATGGAATTAGATG GTACACACCgtatttttttgataaaaacTTGTTGGACAATATTCTTGAAGCTTCAATGGATCAACATTTCCATTCAATAATGCAAAATCGCCATAAGCAACGTAGAAGAGATATCGTTGATGATAGTTTAACATCAGAAATAATTGAAGAAAGTGCTGATAGCTTGCTTGAACCCCCAGAG GTGCAAGAATTGATGAATGAGATTGGCCCAGCTGGAATACCATTAAATGTTGTAACAAAAGCTGCAGAAATTCAGCTTCTTGATGTTGTTGATAAAGTTCTTCTAGGAAATAAATGGTTGAGAAAAGCTGCCGGCATACAACCACGGTTCCCTTATGTTGTTGATTCATTTGAAGAAAG GACTGCTGTTTCGATTGCCAACATAGCTACTACCAGCAGCTTTACTGCTTCAAATGATAGCTGCTGCCAAAATGACCAGCAATCTCAATCTTCAGATCCAAGTATTGAGAACAGCTACAGAAGTCACAGTAACCAAGATCATAATCAATTTCACTTTCCATTTAGCAATCTGCTTCCAAATATATGGCCAGGGCATGACAGAAAGTTTAAAGAACAAGAAAGCGACAGCAAATTTAGCAG ATATGATGCTGACATGAAAACTGATTTACAATCAAACCCTCTTCTCCCCAAGATCACCATGGTTGGCATCTCAATGAGTGAAGGTGGACAGATGAGCAAGGCCAACTTAAAGAAGACAAtggaagatttgacaaaagaaTTAGAGCAAACGAGTGAAAAAAATACCTTCGGCGACGAGAAAGACCCACTTTTTGTTGCCAACGTTGGTGACTATTCAAGGATAACAAAGATTAGCTCTACATGA
- the LOC117857123 gene encoding uncharacterized protein isoform X1 — translation MPRSSSSSNPFHSLASTFPFLSSPTPSSPASSSTTSPAPPAPHLAVPLLLPVSSASSSSSEPRRGPEPLPGARMAVSGAGAAPGGKPGGGVKGGGGGGPAFVGQVFTMLDPSGNGLMAVTTRFELPRFLTNRTPTWFKKILSPLKKSENGPVFRFFMDLNDAVSYVKRLNVPSGMVGACRLDVAYEHFKEKPHMFQFVPNEKQVKAANKLLKSLPQRGRRKRLGGVPVFSAQNLNIAVATNDGIRWYTPYFFDKNLLDNILEASMDQHFHSIMQNRHKQRRRDIVDDSLTSEIIEESADSLLEPPEVQELMNEIGPAGIPLNVVTKAAEIQLLDVVDKVLLGNKWLRKAAGIQPRFPYVVDSFEERCRTAVSIANIATTSSFTASNDSCCQNDQQSQSSDPSIENSYRSHSNQDHNQFHFPFSNLLPNIWPGHDRKFKEQESDSKFSRYDADMKTDLQSNPLLPKITMVGISMSEGGQMSKANLKKTMEDLTKELEQTSEKNTFGDEKDPLFVANVGDYSRITKISST, via the exons atgccgcgctcctcctcctcgtccaacCCCTTCCACTCCCTCGCCTccaccttccccttcctctcctccccaaCCCCATCCTcacccgcctcctcctcgacgacctcgcccgcgcccccgGCGCCCCACCTCGCcgtcccgctcctcctccccgtctcctccgcgtcctcctcctcctccgaacCCCGCCGCGGCCCGGAGCCGCTGCCTGGCGCGCGGATGGCagtctccggcgccggcgcggccccgGGTGGAAAGCCAGGAGGTGGGGttaagggcggcggcggcgggggacctGCGTTCGTGGGGCAGGTGTTCACCATGCTCGACCCCTCTGGGAACGGGCTCATGGCCGTCACCACCCGCTTCGAGCTCCCGCGCTTCCTCACAAACAG GACTCCTACATGGTTCAAAAAGATTCTATCACCGTTGAAGAAGAGTGAAAATGGCCCAGTATTTAGGTTTTTTATGGATTTGAATGATGCAG TATCCTACGTTAAGCGGCTAAATGTGCCAAGTGGCATGGTGGGAGCTTGTCGCCTTGATGTAGCCTATGAACACTTCAAG GAAAAGCCTCACATGTTCCAGTTTGTTCCAAATGAAAAGCAG GTAAAAGCTGCCAATAAGCTGCTGAAATCACTTCCACAAAGGGGCAGAAGGAAAAGACTTGGTGGTGTCCCTGTTTTTAGTGCTCAAAACCTAAACATTGCAGTGGCAACAAATGATGGAATTAGATG GTACACACCgtatttttttgataaaaacTTGTTGGACAATATTCTTGAAGCTTCAATGGATCAACATTTCCATTCAATAATGCAAAATCGCCATAAGCAACGTAGAAGAGATATCGTTGATGATAGTTTAACATCAGAAATAATTGAAGAAAGTGCTGATAGCTTGCTTGAACCCCCAGAG GTGCAAGAATTGATGAATGAGATTGGCCCAGCTGGAATACCATTAAATGTTGTAACAAAAGCTGCAGAAATTCAGCTTCTTGATGTTGTTGATAAAGTTCTTCTAGGAAATAAATGGTTGAGAAAAGCTGCCGGCATACAACCACGGTTCCCTTATGTTGTTGATTCATTTGAAGAAAGGTGCAG GACTGCTGTTTCGATTGCCAACATAGCTACTACCAGCAGCTTTACTGCTTCAAATGATAGCTGCTGCCAAAATGACCAGCAATCTCAATCTTCAGATCCAAGTATTGAGAACAGCTACAGAAGTCACAGTAACCAAGATCATAATCAATTTCACTTTCCATTTAGCAATCTGCTTCCAAATATATGGCCAGGGCATGACAGAAAGTTTAAAGAACAAGAAAGCGACAGCAAATTTAGCAG ATATGATGCTGACATGAAAACTGATTTACAATCAAACCCTCTTCTCCCCAAGATCACCATGGTTGGCATCTCAATGAGTGAAGGTGGACAGATGAGCAAGGCCAACTTAAAGAAGACAAtggaagatttgacaaaagaaTTAGAGCAAACGAGTGAAAAAAATACCTTCGGCGACGAGAAAGACCCACTTTTTGTTGCCAACGTTGGTGACTATTCAAGGATAACAAAGATTAGCTCTACATGA
- the LOC117854777 gene encoding uncharacterized protein: protein MPPRPSPLLLLLRRLSTGPPHHRDHPNLAALLDVLTSPPPSSTTPLPHALSRAFPSPPDAFPLRTLPRLLPLLPSPLLSLRFLLWRLAPSTPLPSPHALSSLATSLPDLSSSVPLLLSSSPRPLPLPHYALLLSISAHAGLFAASLAVLRHMRSFSLVPDAACFHHALRAAGSASDVSTVLEIMSGSGASPTVPVIVTAVHKLAAYGNFEGARRLIDKMPDFGCVPNVVVYTALLDGMCSFGNVDGAVKLIEEMEGSGLGPNCAPNVVTYTCLVKCLCGEGRVAEALGVPDRMSDRGVMPNRVFVRTLVEGVCTERRVADAYDVVERVVGDGGVSSGQCYNVLLICLWRVGMAAEAEGLAQRMMKKGVQLTPLAGSSMVRELCVRKRLLDACHWLGMLEENGVLCDSDVYGTLLLGLCEEGHVHEASALGRKVVKREIHIEASYAERLVELLKQFGDEELASLLLGLKRCHGELSF, encoded by the coding sequence ATGCCGCCACGCCCgtcaccgctcctcctcctcctccgccgcctctccaccggCCCGCCTCACCACCGCGACCACCCCAACCTCGCCGCGCTGCTGGACGTcctcacctcgccgccgccgtcctccactACTCCGCTCCCCCACGCGCTCTCCCGCGCCTTCCCGTCCCCCCCCGACGCCTTCCCCCTCCGCACGctgccccgcctcctcccgctgctcccctccccgctcctcTCCCTCCGCTTCCTCCTATGGCGCCTGGCCCCCTCcacgccgctcccctccccgcACGCTCTCTCCTCGCTCGCCACCTCCCTACCCGACCTCTCCTCCTCCGTAccgctcctcctctcttcctccccacggccgctcccgctcccgcacTACGCCCTCCTGCTCAGCATCTCCGCCCACGCCGGCCTCttcgccgcctccctcgccgtccTGCGCCACATGCGGTCCTTCAGCCTCGTCCCCGACGCCGCCTGCTTCCACCACGCCCTCCGCGCGGCGGGCTCCGCCAGCGACGTGTCCACCGTGCTTGAGATCATGTCCGGGTCCGGCGCCTCTCCGACCGTGCCCGTGATCGTGACCGCGGTGCATAAGCTGGCGGCCTATGGGAACTTCGAGGGCGCCCGCCGCCTGATCGACAAAATGCCGGATTTCGGGTGCGTGCCCAATGTCGTTGTTTACACCGCGTTGCTCGATGGGATGTGCAGTTTCGGGAACGTCGATGGCGCGGTGAAGCTGATTGAGGAGATGGAGGGTAGTGGGTTGGGTCCGAATTGTGCACCCAACGTGGTGACCTATACATGTTTGGTGAAGTGCCTCTGTGGGGAAGGGAGGGTGGCGGAGGCGCTTGGCGTGCCGGATAGGATGTCAGATAGAGGGGTGATGCCGAACCGGGTCTTTGTGCGGACACTGGTCGAAGGGGTTTGCACGGAGCGGAGGGTGGCTGACGCATATGATGTGGTTGAGCGTGTGGTTGGTGATGGGGGTGTGTCGAGCGGGCAGTGCTACAATGTTCTACTCATTTGCTTGTGGAGGGTTGGCATGGCAGCTGAAGCTGAAGGACTGGCGCAAAGGATGATGAAGAAAGGGGTGCAGTTGACCCCGCTTGCTGGCAGTTCGATGGTGAGGGAGCTCTGTGTGAGGAAGAGGTTGCTGGATGCTTGCCACTGGTTGGGAATGCTGGAGGAGAACGGCGTGCTGTGTGACTCTGATGTGTATGGAACTCTGTTGCTTGGTCTGTGTGAGGAAGGGCATGTCCATGAGGCATCAGCATTGGGGAGGAAGGTTGTCAAGAGGGAGATCCACATAGAAGCATCTTATGCTGAACGTTTAGTGGAGTTGCTGAAGCAATTTGGTGATGAGGAGCTAGCATCTCTTTTATTAGGATTGAAACGGTGCCATGGAGAGTTGTCATTTTAA
- the LOC117855467 gene encoding uncharacterized protein: MAAAAAVLRAAVRRGRPAAAALLHHRLIPSARSLPPSPPLGPALPPIFRLPFSAGYWFSTATEDLVPPVRPKGKARKNPMKQSRFDFTKVDAALLPTVILVGRPNVGKSALFNRFIRRREALVYNTPGDHVTRDIREGIAKLGDLRFRVLDSAGLETAATSGSILARTADMTGNVLSRSQFAIFLIDVRDGLQPLDLEVGQWLRKHASGIHTLVAMNKSESLDEHGVLTAAAGEAHKLGFGDPVAISAETGLGMAELYEVLRPLFEEYMSQLPNNGLNQEDPTAGFETEAHEDEGDESKLPLQLAIVGRPNVGKSTLLNTLLQEQRVLVGPEAGLTRDSIRAQFQFDNRTVYLVDTAGWMERSGKEKGPVSLSVVQSRKNLMRAHIVALVLDAEKIAKSKSSMNHPEVVIARQAIEEGRGLVVIVNKMDLLRDNQRLFEKVLDAVPTEIQTVIPQVTGIPVVFVSALEGRGRIAVMRQVIDTYETWCLRLSTSRLNRWLRKVMSRHSWKDSATQPKVKYFTQVKARPPTFVAFMSGKAQLSDTDIRFLTKSLKEDFNIGGIPIRIVQRSIPRKASAKSKARNVGPRIARMRTDKRTTVSDPTIS, encoded by the exons atggcggccgccgctgccgttctccgcgccgccgtccgccggggCCGTCCGGCAGCCGCGGCCCTCCTGCACCACCGTCTCATCCCCTCCGCTCGGAGCCtcccgccgtctccgcctctCG GTCCAGCGCTTCCTCCCATCTTTCGGCTTCCGTTCTCCGCCGGCTACTGGTTCTCCACCGCCACCGAGGACTTGGTGCCCCCCGTGAGGCCCAAGGGCAAGGCCAGGAAGAACCCCATGAAGCAGTCGCGCTTCGACTTCACCAAGGTTGACGCCGCGCTTCTGCCCACTGTCATCCTCGTCGGCCGCCCCAACGTCGGCAAGTCAGCCCTCTTCAACAG ATTTATACGGAGGAGGGAGGCATTGGTATACAATACTCCTGGGGATCATGTCACTCGTGATATCCGTGAAGGAATTGCGAAGCTTGGAGATCTCCGCTTCCGTGTGCTTGACTCAGCTGGACTCGAGACAGCAGCAACTTCTGGTAGCATTCTCGCTCGGACAGCAGACATGACCGGGAATGTGTTGTCTAGGTCCCAATTTGCCATTTTCTTGATTGATGTGAG GGATGGCCTACAACCGCTGGATCTTGAGGTTGGGCAATGGCTTCGCAAGCATGCATCTGGGATACATACACTTGTTGCAATGAACAAGTCCGAGTCACTTGATGAGCATGGAGTTctgactgctgctgctggagaagCACACAAGTTGGGGTTTGGAGATCCTGTTGCAATATCTGCAGAGACTGGCCTGGGGATGGCAGAACTTTATGAGGTACTCAGGCCATTGTTTGAGGAGTACATGTCTCAGCTTCCAAACA ATGGACTCAACCAAGAAGACCCTACCGCTGGGTTTGAAACTGAGGCCCATGAAGATGAAGGTGATGAGAGCAAGTTACCTTTGCAGCTGGCAATTGTGGGGCGTCCTAATGTTGGTAAATCTACCCTTTTGAATACCTTGCTGCAAGAACAAAGAGTTTTGGTTGGTCCAGAGGCTGGCTTAACAAGGGACTCGATTCGGGCTCAGTTTCAGTTCGATAACCGAACTGTGTATTTA GTGGACACTGCAGGTTGGATGGAAAGATCAGGGAAGGAGAAAGGGCCAGTGTCTTTGAGTGTTGTGCAGTCGAGAAAGAACCTTATGAGAGCTCACATTGTTGCTCTTGTGCTGGATGCTGAAAAG ATTGCGAAGTCCAAAAGTAGTATGAATCATCCAGAAGTTGTGATAGCACGACAAGCAATAGAAGAGGGCCGTGGACTTGTTGTGATTGTCAACAAAATGGATCTCCTTAGAGATAACCAACGGCTGTTTGAAAAGGTGTTGGATGCAGTTCCAACAGAAATTCAGACTGTCATTCCTCAg GTTACAGGAATACCAGTTGTTTTTGTGTCAgcattggaggggagggggcggattGCTGTGATGCGCCAGGTTATAGATACTTATGAGACCTGGTGTTTAAGATTGTCAACCTCACGGCTCAACCGTTGGTTGCGTAAG GTTATGAGCCGACACTCCTGGAAAGATTCAGCCACACAGCCAAAAGTCAAGTACTTCACTCAAGTGAAAGCACGGCCACCAACGTTTGTTGCCTTCATGAGTGGGAAGGCTCAGCTATCTGATACAGATATCAGGTTCTTGACGAAGTCTCTCAAGGAAGATTTCAACATCGGGGGAATACCGATCCGGATTGTACAGCGCTCTATTCCAAGAAAAGCATCTGCAAAGAGCAAGGCCAGGAATGTTGGGCCTAGGATTGCCAGGATGAGAACAGACAAGAGAACAACGGTATCTGATCCCACTATATCGTAG